GGCAGAGCTGCAATTAGGCCGGTTTTTGCCGCACACCCCAATCCGCGTCCTGGTCGACCAAAACAAGAAAGATCTGACGGCCGTTGTCGGCCACGATAGCTTGACCGAGACCGGAGACAGCTTCGATAAACTGCAGATCGCCCAGTTTTTGCATAGCCAGCGCCAGCACATTCAGGACATGATCCAGGTGGCCGAACGCCTGGCCGCGGCGCAGATGCAAAGGTTGGTGACCGAGAGCGGCAACCGGATGATTGCGGCGTTGACCGGCGAGATCAAGCGGTTGGTACGCTTGAAAAAAATCAATCCGGGCATCAAGCCGCAAGAAATCGAACAACTGAAACAGCAGACGATGCTGTCTCACGAATGCATCCAGGATACCCAGTTACGGTTGGATGCGCTGCGTTTCGTGATTACCAGTTAGCGGTTTATTGGGTTTTGATGAATACGGTGGAGTTATCCAGCTCGATGCATTCGAACATCACATCGTCGATAGAACCGTCGATGTGATCCACGTAATGCACGCCGCATTCGGATTCGTTTTGTTGGTGTTTCAGGATGCCGTGAACGCTGAAGGTGCTGCCGGATTCGGGCAGCGTCATCGTGATTTTGATATGGCCTATGATTTCGGCGGCGATCGGTTGTTTCAGTCTAACCCGAATTCCGCTGTAGCTGATGTCCAGAATATCGGCATCCAGCGCGATTTCCTGTTCGGCGGAGTAGAAGCGGAGGCCGGCTTTCAGGCCTTTCGGTTGTAATCTCGGGTGATTGCGTTTCTCGGTCATGCGGGCCTCCGTAAAAAGAATAACTTGCCTGTTAGGGTGGTTATTTTAGATAAAAAGTTTGTGTTTGCCGATTTTTCCCGGCGATAAATCGGGTAATTGGGCATTAATGGTTTCGCGTCCGGCTCAGCGGACGCCATCTGATGGGTTGATCAATGTTATTTTCAGAACTGGGTTTGTCCGAACAATTGTTGCGGGCGGTTGCCGAACAAGGTTATCAAACGCCGACGCCTATTCAGGCGCAGGCGATTCCGGTGATTCTGCAGGGTCGAGACGTTTTGGCCGGTGCGCAGACCGGTACCGGCAAGACCGCGGGCTTCACCTTGCCGTTGTTGCACATCCTGCAGCAACAGCCGATTCCGCAAAAACCGCGGCCGGTCAGGGTGTTGGTGTTGACACCGACCCGCGAGCTGGCGATGCAGGTTTACGAAAGCGTCAGAACTTACGGCAAGCATCTGCCGCTGTTTGCCGAGGCGATTTTCGGCGGTGTCAGTATCAATCCGCAGATTCAGAAAATCCGCCGCGGCACCGATATCGTCGTTGCCACGCCGGGGCGATTGCTGGATTTGATTCAGCAACAACACCTGGATTTGTCCCGCGTCGAGCATTTCGTGCTGGACGAAGCCGACCGGATGCTGGATATGGGCTTCATCCGCGACATTCGCAAAATCATCGCGCTGTTGCCGGAAAAACGGCAAAACCTGCTGTTTTCCGCGACTTACGCCCCGGAAATCAGTGCGTTGGCCGAGCAATTGCTGAACGATCCGGTCGAGATCGCCGTGGCTAAACGCAATGCCGCCGCGGATACCGTCTCGCAATTGGTTTACGGCATTCAGCGCGAATACAAACGCGAGCTGTTGGCATATTTGATCGGCGACGGCCATTGGCAGCAAGTACTGGTATTTGTGCGGACCAAACACGGCGCGGACCGCTTGTGTAAGCAATTGATCAAAGACGGCATTCGTTGCGCGGCCTTGCACGGCGATAAGAGCCAGGGCGCCAGGGTCCGGGCTTTGGACGAATTTAAAAATGGTGCGATTACTGCGTTGATTGCGACCGATATTGCCGCGCGCGGGCTGGATATCGACCAATTGCCGCATGTCGTCAATTTCGACTTGCCGCAGGTCGCCGAAGATTATGTGCACCGCATCGGCCGCACCGGCCGGGCCGGCGCGGAAGGGCAGGCCATTTCGTTGGTCGACCCGGAAGAGGCGCATTTGTTGGCGGCAATCGAAAAATTGTTGAAACGGCAAATTCCGCGCGTCGCCGATACCGGTTACCCTCGGGTATCGTTGGAGCCCGGCAACGGCAAGCCGCCGGCAAAGCCGATAGCGCCGCGGCCCAAACCGCAGCAAACCGGGCGCCGCGCCCAACCAAGCGGCGGCAAGTCCGATCCCGGAAAACGCACCCCGCCGCGCAAACCGCGCCGCGGCAACGTAAACGCCGCTAAACCCCGTTAGCGGCGGAATCGCCGATATGGATCGCCAGCCAGACCGTGTCTTGGTCCGGGCTGGTCCAATCGACCCGGTGCAAGCAATGCGCCGGGATCATGACATAGTCTCCCGCAACCATCTCCAGCGCCGCAGCGGTTTTAAAACTCAGCCGCGCAGCGCCTTGCAATACGAGCACCCATTCGTCCCAGGCCTGGTCGTACCAAGCGTCTTTTGGCGTGATATGCCCGCGCGAGACGATGCGCTCGATGCGCAGATTGGGCGCGGCGAACAAGGTTTGGCATAATTCAATTGGCAACTGAACTGGAATGCCTGTAAAAATAGACGAACTGCTGATGTGCATATGGCAGATCAATAATAAAAACTTGGGGGAGGTTACTAATGAATATTACGCCGTTAAACAAGGTACTCGAGACGCTGATCGGCAATATACCCGATGCGATGCGGCTGTCCAGCCGCTTTTGCGATAAAGCCGGGACTCTGGATTTTCTGGCGCCTTTGCTGATCCGCCTGTATTTGGTGCCGGTGTTCTGGATGGCAGGCACCAAAAAGTTCGCCAGTTTCTCCGATACGGCGGAGTGGTTCGGCAATGCCGAGTGGGGACTGGGGCTGCCGGCTCCTTATGTGTTGGTGTTTTTGGTGGCGTTGTTCGAGCTGGTCGGCGCCTTGTGCCTGTTGTTCGGTTTTGCGACCCGGCCGATTTGTCTGCCGTTGATGGTGATCATGGCGGTTGCCGCGGTCACGGCCCACCTGCAAAACGGTTGGCTGGCCATCGCCACCGGCAGCGGGATTTTCGCTACGGACCGGACCGTCGGTGCAATCGAGCGTCTGGAGCGGGCCAAGGAAATCCTGCAGGCGCAAGGCGATTACGAATGGATCACCGAAAACGGTGCGTTGGCGATTTTAAATAACGGTATCGAATTTGCGGCGACTTATTTCGTGATGCTGCTAGCTTTGTTTTTCCTGGGCGGCGGCCGTTTCGTCAGCGCGGATTACTGGTTGCGCCGCCATTACGGGATAGAGTGATTCAATCGGCGCGCCGGCGGCAGAAGTTGCTGCCGCCGGCTTACCCGTCGCCGACGCCGTTCAGCTTCGGTAATTCTGTACCAACACCCACGGTTTAACCACCACGGCCCAGACCGAACTGTCGGCGGCGATCCAGGCGGCGGCCTGGGCGTCGGAAACATGGCCGACTTGGCCGGCGTTCAGCCACGCTTCGACCTGAGCCTTGTTGTCCAACGAAAATTGGCAAGCCACCTCGAGCAAATCCAAGTCGTCGGCGACGGCAACCGCCAGGCCGGCCGCAAAAAAACGCTGCAACTCCGACCAAGGAATCGTCGACGTTTCCAAATTGATTTTGGCTTTTTCCAGCTCGGCGAGGGTTTCGCTCATTTACTTTTTCCGGTTGTGGCGGGATGTTGTAGTATGCTGCGCTATTTTATCGCAACCCGGTTTGTAAAACAGAAGTGAGGAATCTTCATGTCGTTGTTGAGTTCATTTAAGAAGCGTTCGACCTTGGATGCCGCCATCAAGCAAGTCGCTCAGGCCCGCAAAAGCGAAGGCAGCAAGGCCGAGCAACTGTACAAAGGCGCTTACCAGGGCTTCGCCAGCGTGATCGCCGACCATTTGATTGTGTCCGAAGCGCTTTACCACTGGGGATTTGCCTTACTGCACGAAGCCAGAAGCCAGCAAGCGCAACAAGCCATCGAAATATACGAGGATGCAATTTCCAAGTTTTCGTTCTGCCTGTTGACCGCACCGAACTACTTGGGGGCTGCGATCGACGGCGGCGTCGCGTTTATGGAATTGGCCCGTATCAGCCCCGATTCGGCAAAACCCGAGTTGTATAAATTCGCCGAGGATTTTTTCGAAAAAGCCGGCGCGATTCAAAAAGGCAGTGCCGCCTACAACTTGGCTTGCATCTATGCATTACGGGGCGACCAGGACGCTTGCCTGAAAGCGCTGCAAACCGCCCGCGAATTCGGCAGTTTGCCGGATGAGCAAAATATTTTGCAGGACCCGGACATGGCGGCAGTGGTCGGCAGCCAGTGGTTCAAAGATTTTCTGGAAGAACTGCGCAAACAGCCGGCAGCCGATGACGAGATCAAAGAGCAAACGATCGATGTCGAGCCGCGTTTCAAATTGGAAAAAAAGGAAGACTTCGATTACTACTCGAAATAGTCGGGATCGCTCCGCTTAGTCGCGGGCCGGTTCGGTCTAACCCCGCAAGCGCAGGCTGGGCGGGGTTTTTTCTGGCAAATTATTCTGCGGCGCCTGCGGCGGACAGCATCTTCGCCAGTTCGCCTTTGTTGTACAAGTCGGTGACGATATCGCAACCGCCCACCAATTGGCCGTCGATATACAATTGGGGATAAGTCGGCCAATTGGAATATTCCTTCAATGCTTCGCGCAACTCTTGGTCTTCGAAAATATTGAAGTGGCTATATTCGGCATTGCATGCCTCCAATATTTGTACCACCCGGCTGGAAAAACCGCATTGCGGAAATTCCGGCGTACCTTTCATGTACAACATCACGCGGTTTTCTGATAACTGGTTTTGAATTTTTTCGATAACGCTCATGGTTAATCTCGGTTGCTAAACGGTATTCGGATTCTATCAATCGCCATTGCGGATTAGAAGTTTAACTTGGCCGCTGCGTTGCGGCTGAGCGAATCGGTCTGGAAATTCAGCCAAGCCGCAAAGCATCCGATTCGAGTCGGCGGCGTAGGCTCCAAGTCCATGCAGAGGAGAAAGGTAGACGTTTGCCGGCAGGGCCGGCGGGTGTGGCTCTGGTTCAGCCGCTGCGGAGCGATTCTGCAGCGGCTGCCGATTAAGCTTGGTTATTTGGCTTTGGCCAATTCCGCGCGCATTTCGTCGATGACGGCTTTGTAGTCCGGTTTACCGAAGATCGCCGAACCGGCAACGAAGGTGTCGGCGCCGGCTTCCTTGATTTCGCGAATATTGGCGGTATTGACGCCGCCGTCGATTTCCAGACGAATGTCCAAGCCGCTGTCGTCGATGATTTTTCTGACTTGGCGCAATTTGGGCAACGCCGACGGCAGGAAGGACTGGCCGCCGAAGCCGGGGTTGACCGACATCAACAGAATCATGTCGCATTTATCCAGTACGTGTTCCAGATAGGTCAACGGCGTGGCCGGGTTGAACACCAGGCCGGATTTACAGCCATGGTCGCGGATCATTTGCAGGCTGCGGTCGATGTGGCGCGAGGCTTCCGGATGGAAGGTGATGTAACTGGCGCCGGCTTTGGCGAAATCGGGAATGATGCGGTCGACCGGTTCTACCATCAAATGCACGTCGATCGGTGCGGTGACGCCGTGTTTGCGCAACGCTTCGCAGACCAGAGGACCGATAGTCAAATTAGGCACAAAATGGTTGTCCATCACATCGAAATGCACGATATCCGCACCGGCATTTAAAACATTGACGACTTCTTCGCCCAAGCGCGCGAAGTCTGCGGAAAGAATAGAAGGTGCAATCAGATTGTCGGCCATCTTTTGATCCTTATGGGTCGGGTTAAAAAGCCGCATTATAACGTTTTTCCGCGTATTGGCTAAAACCGGGATCGCGGCAGCGAAATCCGCCTCCGCCTTGCCGGCCGGTTTAAGCCGCCGGCTGCGACCGCTCCCGGCGGTAAGCCGCCAAAAATTCCGAGAACTCCAACGCACATAGCGGCGCGCTGGTTAAAAAGCCCTGGTACAAATCGCATTGGCGGGTTTTCAGAAAAGCCAACTGCTCCGCGGTCTCGACGCCCTCGGCGATAACCCGCATGCGCAGGTTTTTGGCCATGGCAATAATCGTGGCAGTGATTTCCATATCGTCGGTGTGGTGCGGGATATCTTCGATAAAACTCCGGTCGATCTTCAACACGTCCAGCGGCAGCAATTTCAGATAAGCCAGCGACGAATAACCGGTACCGAAATCGTCTATCGCCAGATGCACGCCCAAGTCGTGCAGATTGTGCAGGATTTGGATCGCCTCTTTTTCGCGTTTCATCAATGCGCTTTCGGTCAACTCCAGTTCCAGCAGATGTGCCGGGAAGCCGGTCTCGCGTAGAGTTTTGGTCACCTCGGCCCGAATGTCGCTGTGCAGGAACTGTTGCGGCGACAGGTTGACCGCCAGCCGCAACGGCGGCAAGCCGGCATCCAGCCATTCCCGGCCCTGGCGGCAGGTTTCGCGTAGCACCCAATTGCCGATTGCGGTGATCAGTCCGGTTTCCTCGGCGATCGGAATGAAGCGAGTCGGCAACACCGTTTCTCCGGTCGCCGTTTGCCAGCGCACCAGTGCTTCGGCGGCCAGAATTTCGCCGGTTTCGACATCGACCTGGGGTTGGAAGAATACCCGCAACTCTCCCAGCTCGATGGCTTGGCGCAGGCGGATCTCGATATTGATGCGCTCGCGCGCGGCCCGGGTCAATTCCTCGGAAAAGTATTTGAAACGGTTGCGGCCTTCGTTTTTGGCTTGGTACAGCGCCGTATCGGCATGTTGGATCAATTGGTCCGGGGTGTTGCCGTGTTCCGGAAACATGGAAATGCCGACGCTGACGCCAATGCGCACTTCGTTGCCGCTGGGTAGGTGCCAGGTCTGGCTCAAGGTCTTGATGATCTGCGTCGCGACGTGGGCGGCCGCCTCCGGATGGCCGACTTCTTCCAGCAGCACGACAAATTCGTCGCCGCCGAGGCGGCAGACGGTATCGGAACTGCGCAGGCGTTTGGTCAGCCGCTTGGCGACCATCTGCAATAAGTCGTCGCCGGCCAAATGGCCGAAGCTGTCGTTGACATCCTTGAAGCGGTCCAGATCCAGCATCAACACCGCCATTTGCGTCGACTGGCGCCGGGCTTTCTCGATGATATGTTGCAGCCGGGACAGAAACAGCATCCGGTTCGGCAGTTTGGTCAGCGGATCGTGGTGGGCCAGAAATTCCAGCTCCATTTCCGAAGCCTTCAGTTTGGTAATGTCGGCAAACACACCGACATAGTGGCTGATGGCGCCGTCGCCGTCGCGCACGGTACTGATGCTGAGCAGTTCGGGATAGACTTCGCCGTTTTTGCGCCGATTCCAGATTTCGCCCTGCCAATGGTCGGTGGCCTCGATGCTGCTCCACATCTCCCGGTAAAATTCGGCATCGTGCCGGCCGGAACTGAGCAGGCGCGGGCTATTGCCGATGACCTCGTCCGCGCTGTAGCCGGTTATGGTCGTGAATGCCTTGTTCACCATCAAGATGCGGCGGTTGGCGTCGGTGACCATGACGCCTTCGCGGGTGCTTTCGAATACCGCGGCGGCTTGGCCCAGCGATTCTTCTTTGGCCTTGATTTCGGAGATATCGGTAATCGTGCCGACATAACCCAGCAGATTTCCGGCTTCGTCCAACTCCGGTTCGGCCCGGCCGATGACCCAGCGCAGATGGCCGTCGATATGCTGAAACCGGTATTGCAGCGTGAAGGGTTTGGCGTTGGCGACACAGGCCGCCCATTCGGCCTTGACCCGCTCCAAATCGCCGACGTACAAGCCGGCAAGCCAGCCGTCGCCGTGAGAATGGCTGTGGCTGAGCCCGGTAATCTCGCACCAGCGCTGGTTGACGTAATCGCAACTGCCAAACTGGTCTGTGCGGAAAATGCCGACCGGAGCGATTTTCGACAAGGTATGGAATAGCAGCTCGCTTTCCTGCAGCGCAAGTTCGGCTTGTTTGCGCGCAGTGATGTCGCGTAGCGCAATTACATAGGCCTGGGCCGATTCCCAATCCAGCGGAGTGGAGCGCATTTCGGCCCAGGCGATGCCGCTGGGCCGGATCAGATTGATATCCTGGTGAGTACCTTGATCGGTGGCGGCCGGGATGGCCAAAGCCTGGCCGGTCAGCGGGCCGCGTTCCAACAGTTGTTCGGCGGCCTGGTTGGAATACAGCACGATGCCTTGCGGGTCCACCACCATGACACCGTCCGTGATCGTGTCCAATATCAGCTTCAGTTGTTTGAAGGTTTGCGGCATTGTGCGGTGCGGATACTGCTTCAGACGATCACGGTTTGTACGCCGGTCCCCTGGGCTTGGGTGGTGATTGCGGCCATGACCGAAGACATCCGCGACAGGTCGCCGAGCAATTTCAATACCGGCTCCGGCAAGTCGCGCACTAACATCGGTGTCGCGAAAATTTCCTTCTCCAACGCTTTTTCCGGCATCCCCAGCACCTCGACTACATCGAAAACCCATTGGCCGGGCTCGTAAATGCCGGCCAACACGGCGCTGATTTGCTCGACCAGGCGCCGGGTCTCCGGATTCAGCGATACCACATACAGCGTCAACACCAATTTGTGGTGGTTAGCGCGGCGGACCTCGTGAATTTTGGCTATATGCACGACCTGGGCAATATTGCGGATTTGCGTCGCCGATAGTGGCTTGCTGGCCAATTCGAATTGCAGGCCTTCGTCGTGGGCGCTCTTCAATTGGTCCATAAACTCGGCAGCGAAAGCGGTGACGATGTAGATGTTCAGACTTTGGTCCAGCGCTTTCAGCCGGCGCAAGGTTTCCACGCCGTCGATGCCGGGCATGCGCAGGTCCAGAAAAATCAGATCGGGGCGTTCGGCCTTGACCAGGGCGATGCCCACTTCGCCGCTTTCGGCTTCGCGCACGTTGTAGCCTTCGTCTTCCAAAATCAGCTTGAACGCGCCGCGTACCGCCGGATCGTCGTCGATCACCAATATGCTGTTTACCATTGTTCAGGTCCGTGAATTTCAAAGATTAATAGTGGGGAAATTTTAACCGGATGCGGCAACCCTGACCAACGCTACTTTCCACGGCAATGGTGCCACCATTGTCTTGCACCAGGCGCCGTGTCACCGATAAGCCCAGGCCGGTACCTTTGCCGGGAGGTTTGGTGGTAAAGAACGGATCGAACATACGGTTTTGCACTTCGTCGCTGATGCCGGGACCATTATCGGTTACCGTCAACTCTAGCATTTTTTCCGCCGCAGTCGCCGAGATTTCAATCACCGGCTGTTCGCGGCCGGCCAAGGCGTCGCGGGCGTTAATCAGCAGATTCAGCAGGATCTGCTGCAGGCTTTCCGCGCTGCATCCGATGTTGGGTAAACCTGCCGGCAGCTCCTTACGCACCTCCACGCCGGCCTTGCGCAGTTCCGCGCCGATCAACAGCAGGGTTTGCTCCAAGACTTCCGCCAGCGAGCAACTGCCGATTTGCGCGGTTTGGTTGTGCATGAACACCAGCATGTTCGAAACGATGTTTTTGATCCGCTGGATTTGTTGCATCGCCTGCTGCAGGATGTGTTTGGATTTCGGATCTTCGCTGCGCTCGGCGGCAAATTCGACGAAATTCATCAGCCCCATCAGCGGGTTGTTGATTTCGTGGGCGACGCCGCCGACCAACGTGCCCAAGGCGGACAGTTTTTCCATCTGCAGCATGTGATCCTGGTTTTCCTGCAATTGTTTGTAGGCTTGGCGGGTCTGTTCCAGTAAGCGGGCATTTTCCAACGAGATCGCCGCCTGGGCGGTCAGCAATTCGGTCATGCCGATTTTTTCCGGCGTGAATACGCCGTCGGCCAGCCGGTTTTCCAGGTAGAGCAAGCCGATCAGTTCGGTCTGCTTGACCACCGGCAGGCATAAAATCGAACGCAGGCCGTAAGCGGCGACTTCCGGCGCGTTTTGAAAATCGCCTTCGCTGCCGGCGTCGCGCAGCACGACTTTTTCCCGGGTCCGGTGCACATAATTGACGATGGCCCGGCAAACGCCCTGGGCTTGGTTCAGACTGTAATGGGTTTTGGCGATCGAGCGCTTTTTGCCGGCGTGCTGTTCCGCGGCAATGCACAATTCTTCGCCCTGGCCGATCAGCAAATAGGCATGTTGGGCCCCGGAACTTTCCAGTACCACCGCCAAAATTTTCTGCATCAGTTGGGTCAGATCGATCTCAGCCGATAATGCCATCGCCGATTTCATCAAATAATTGATATCCAGATTCGGCAGCGTCGCCGCGGCGGGTTCCGATTTGGCAGTGTGGCGGGCGCCGGTTTCCGGGTGGACGTAGGGGTGGCGTTCCTGCAGCCGTTTGCCCAACGCATCGGCCCGGCACAACCGGTAATGGCGGCGGGCTTCGCCGTAGTAAAGCTCGGCGTCCCCCAAACGCTGTTTGACCAATAAGTCGGCTAACGCTTCGTAAAGATGGCCGGCCAACAAGCCGTATTGGTATTCCAGAGCCAGTGCGATGGCGTCCAGATATAAATTGCGCGCTTCCCGGTACTGTTGCTGGCGTAGCGCGATTTCGGCGTGAATCAGCGCCAGGTAAGGTTGCAGCAGCGGCCCCAGTGCGGCCCAGGTTTCCAGTTGGCTCAGCAGCGGGGCGATCTCCCGGTCGATTTCCGGCCAATCCAGCGGTTCCGGCAGGCGCAGACGGTTCAGAATGCGGAACGCGTACCACATCCGCTTCAACACGTTGTCGGTCAGGCCGTGCAGGTAATGTTCCACCTCAGCCAGGGATTTGGCGGCCGCGTTATACTCGCCAAGGTAATACTGGGCAAAACCCAGCAACACGAAATAACTGCCGGAGGCCGCAACATAGTTGTTTTCCGCCCAATGCCGCAACGTGGCCTGCATGTCGATGGCCGGCCGTTCCGGTTTCAGCGGCGTCACCCAGCCGGCCAATACCGCCTCGGCCAGGCCGACCGAAAACGACAATTGGTTTTTGCCGGAAAATTGCAGGCATTCTTCCGCGGCTTCCTCGACCCAGCGCAGATTTTTGCCCTGAACTTGCAGATTCCACATCAGCGGGCCGTAGGACAGGCCGGCGTTGTACAGGTCGCCGCAGTTTTTTCCGCACTGTATGGCTTTTTGCGCGTATTCGACGATTTGGGCCGGATGGCTGCGCGAATGCATATTGCACCAGACGATGCCGTTCATGCCGCGGGTGGCGCCGAACGTATTCGGGTATTTGGCGCACAGGTCGTGCGCCAGATCCTGGTATTTGAAGGCTTGGTCGAAGCGGCCCTGTTCCCCCAGGTTCAAGCCCATGATCGAAAACGAGTAAATCACCGATTCGTCCATGCCGCCTTCCAGGCAATGCAGCGTCGACTGTGCTGCAGACAAATACAGTTGCGGCACCAGGCCGCACATGTACAAATCCGGGATCAACTCGCTATAAAAAGCCAGCTCGATTTTGCTTTGCCGCTGTTCGGTGAACGGCATATTCAATATGGCTTGCCAGACGTCGCCGCAGCGGTCGATGCGCGCCATCAGCTCCAACATGCGTTGCCGGGCCGCGCCGGCGTCGTCGGGGATGGATTTGCCGAAATAGGCCAGACCGCGGTTGGCGGTGGCGATGGCTTGCTTGAAATTGCCGAACGAAGACAGCGAGGTGGTTTGCTCGGCCAAAGCCTCGGCTTTGTCCAGGTCGCTGACCGCGCGCTCGATCAAACTGTTCAGCAGCGCCTCCGAGCTCTCGTAGCGGCCGCACATCAGATGGGTTTTGGCCAGGCGTTGGTAAATCCTGAAAGTCAGCGGGTAGGCCGCTTCCCAGCTATCTTCCGGCAAATAATCGCGGGCTTTTTGGAAAAACTCGTTGGCGGCGTCGCCGGCCAGTGCATCAAGGGCTTTGTTGCCGGCCTGGAAATTGATGTCGACCAGCCAATACGCCGTTTCTTGGTCCAGTAGCTCCGGCCGGCCGCGGTTCAGGTGCGCGGCGATGGTAAACAGGTTGTCCAGGCTTTGCAGATCGCCGCCGACCGGGACGGCGCGCATCAGGCGGTGGCCGATACGCCAGTGAATGTCGGGCCGGACCGCGGGATCGACCTGTTGCAACACGGCTTCTTGCACCCGGTCGTGGACGAACTGCAGATCGGCCTTGTTTTCCAGCAGCAGGCCGGAACTCAATACCGGCTTCAACGCTTCGAACAAGGCTTCGATGCGCAGGTCCATCACCAGTGCCAGTTCCTCGACGCTGAAACGGTTGCCCATGCAGGCGCAATGTTGCAATACTCGCAGCGTCTCCGCCGGCAACTTGCGCACCTTGGCACCGAACAGTTCGACTACGCTGGCCGGCATCCGCGATTCGCGGATGCGCTGCATGTCCCAGCGCCAAAAGCGGTTGGCGTCGGTGTTGAGCAAACCTTCGTTATAGAGCCAGGCCAAGCTTTCGCTGACGAACAGCGGATTGCCTTCGGTCAGATGGGCGATGAATTCGGCCAGTTTTGCCGTCGCCGCCAACGGCGAATCCAGGATATAGGCCACCATTTCGTGGCAGTCGGCGTCGCTCAGCGCTTCCAGCCGGATTTCCCGCAGCGGCCCGTCCAGTTCGCGGACGTTGCGGATCAATTTGGTCAGCGGGTGGGCGCTGTCGACTTCGTTGTGGCGGTAGGCGCCGATGAAAAATAAGAAGGGGTGTTCGCGGTGGTTGGCGAACAGGTTTTGCAGAAAGTCGAAACTGGCGCTATCGCACCATTGCAAATCGTCGATGAACAACACCAGCGGATTCTCGGCGCTGGCCAGACAGGCCAGGAAGCGGCCGAACAAATTGTTGAAGCGGTGGCGGGCTTCCATCGGCGGCAGATGCGCCGGCTCGGGTTGCGGGCCGATGATGAATTCCAATTCCGGTGCCGCGTCGATGATCACACCGCCGTTGTGTTCCACCGCCTCCAGGATTTTGTCGCGCCACTGGCGGAGTTGGGCGTCGCTTTCGGTCAAAAAAGTGCGGATCAGATTGCGCAGGGCTTGGATCAGCGAGCTGTATGGGATGTTCTTCTGGTACTGGTCGAATTTGCCCGATGTGAAATAACCGCGGTTTTTGACCAGCGGCTTTTGCAACTCCTGGATCAAGCGGGTTTTGCCGATGCCGGACAGTCCGGAAATGAACACCGACCGGAACTGGCCGCGGCCGACTTGTTCGTATTCGCCGCGGATCAATTCGCTTTCGGCCTGGCGGTCGACCATTTTCGAAATGAAAATCACCCGCCGGCTGCGGTCGT
Above is a window of Methylomonas koyamae DNA encoding:
- the rpe gene encoding ribulose-phosphate 3-epimerase, whose amino-acid sequence is MADNLIAPSILSADFARLGEEVVNVLNAGADIVHFDVMDNHFVPNLTIGPLVCEALRKHGVTAPIDVHLMVEPVDRIIPDFAKAGASYITFHPEASRHIDRSLQMIRDHGCKSGLVFNPATPLTYLEHVLDKCDMILLMSVNPGFGGQSFLPSALPKLRQVRKIIDDSGLDIRLEIDGGVNTANIREIKEAGADTFVAGSAIFGKPDYKAVIDEMRAELAKAK
- a CDS encoding DEAD/DEAH box helicase, which gives rise to MLFSELGLSEQLLRAVAEQGYQTPTPIQAQAIPVILQGRDVLAGAQTGTGKTAGFTLPLLHILQQQPIPQKPRPVRVLVLTPTRELAMQVYESVRTYGKHLPLFAEAIFGGVSINPQIQKIRRGTDIVVATPGRLLDLIQQQHLDLSRVEHFVLDEADRMLDMGFIRDIRKIIALLPEKRQNLLFSATYAPEISALAEQLLNDPVEIAVAKRNAAADTVSQLVYGIQREYKRELLAYLIGDGHWQQVLVFVRTKHGADRLCKQLIKDGIRCAALHGDKSQGARVRALDEFKNGAITALIATDIAARGLDIDQLPHVVNFDLPQVAEDYVHRIGRTGRAGAEGQAISLVDPEEAHLLAAIEKLLKRQIPRVADTGYPRVSLEPGNGKPPAKPIAPRPKPQQTGRRAQPSGGKSDPGKRTPPRKPRRGNVNAAKPR
- the grxD gene encoding Grx4 family monothiol glutaredoxin; this encodes MSVIEKIQNQLSENRVMLYMKGTPEFPQCGFSSRVVQILEACNAEYSHFNIFEDQELREALKEYSNWPTYPQLYIDGQLVGGCDIVTDLYNKGELAKMLSAAGAAE
- a CDS encoding DoxX family protein → MNITPLNKVLETLIGNIPDAMRLSSRFCDKAGTLDFLAPLLIRLYLVPVFWMAGTKKFASFSDTAEWFGNAEWGLGLPAPYVLVFLVALFELVGALCLLFGFATRPICLPLMVIMAVAAVTAHLQNGWLAIATGSGIFATDRTVGAIERLERAKEILQAQGDYEWITENGALAILNNGIEFAATYFVMLLALFFLGGGRFVSADYWLRRHYGIE
- a CDS encoding PilZ domain-containing protein, whose product is MTEKRNHPRLQPKGLKAGLRFYSAEQEIALDADILDISYSGIRVRLKQPIAAEIIGHIKITMTLPESGSTFSVHGILKHQQNESECGVHYVDHIDGSIDDVMFECIELDNSTVFIKTQ
- a CDS encoding TPR end-of-group domain-containing protein — protein: MSLLSSFKKRSTLDAAIKQVAQARKSEGSKAEQLYKGAYQGFASVIADHLIVSEALYHWGFALLHEARSQQAQQAIEIYEDAISKFSFCLLTAPNYLGAAIDGGVAFMELARISPDSAKPELYKFAEDFFEKAGAIQKGSAAYNLACIYALRGDQDACLKALQTAREFGSLPDEQNILQDPDMAAVVGSQWFKDFLEELRKQPAADDEIKEQTIDVEPRFKLEKKEDFDYYSK
- a CDS encoding cupin domain-containing protein, with protein sequence MPIELCQTLFAAPNLRIERIVSRGHITPKDAWYDQAWDEWVLVLQGAARLSFKTAAALEMVAGDYVMIPAHCLHRVDWTSPDQDTVWLAIHIGDSAANGV
- a CDS encoding sensor domain-containing protein, whose translation is MPQTFKQLKLILDTITDGVMVVDPQGIVLYSNQAAEQLLERGPLTGQALAIPAATDQGTHQDINLIRPSGIAWAEMRSTPLDWESAQAYVIALRDITARKQAELALQESELLFHTLSKIAPVGIFRTDQFGSCDYVNQRWCEITGLSHSHSHGDGWLAGLYVGDLERVKAEWAACVANAKPFTLQYRFQHIDGHLRWVIGRAEPELDEAGNLLGYVGTITDISEIKAKEESLGQAAAVFESTREGVMVTDANRRILMVNKAFTTITGYSADEVIGNSPRLLSSGRHDAEFYREMWSSIEATDHWQGEIWNRRKNGEVYPELLSISTVRDGDGAISHYVGVFADITKLKASEMELEFLAHHDPLTKLPNRMLFLSRLQHIIEKARRQSTQMAVLMLDLDRFKDVNDSFGHLAGDDLLQMVAKRLTKRLRSSDTVCRLGGDEFVVLLEEVGHPEAAAHVATQIIKTLSQTWHLPSGNEVRIGVSVGISMFPEHGNTPDQLIQHADTALYQAKNEGRNRFKYFSEELTRAARERINIEIRLRQAIELGELRVFFQPQVDVETGEILAAEALVRWQTATGETVLPTRFIPIAEETGLITAIGNWVLRETCRQGREWLDAGLPPLRLAVNLSPQQFLHSDIRAEVTKTLRETGFPAHLLELELTESALMKREKEAIQILHNLHDLGVHLAIDDFGTGYSSLAYLKLLPLDVLKIDRSFIEDIPHHTDDMEITATIIAMAKNLRMRVIAEGVETAEQLAFLKTRQCDLYQGFLTSAPLCALEFSEFLAAYRRERSQPAA
- a CDS encoding DUF2288 domain-containing protein encodes the protein MSETLAELEKAKINLETSTIPWSELQRFFAAGLAVAVADDLDLLEVACQFSLDNKAQVEAWLNAGQVGHVSDAQAAAWIAADSSVWAVVVKPWVLVQNYRS